In Spirochaetaceae bacterium, one DNA window encodes the following:
- a CDS encoding CDGSH iron-sulfur domain-containing protein, with translation MTEGKGVKGKVAEPMPAVLELEPGSYWWCRCGQSENQPYCDGSHQGTEFEPLQFTIDETRNYALCQCKQTDNDPFCDGTHSHL, from the coding sequence ATGACGGAAGGCAAAGGAGTCAAGGGCAAGGTGGCCGAGCCGATGCCCGCGGTGTTGGAACTGGAGCCCGGCAGCTACTGGTGGTGCCGGTGCGGGCAGAGCGAGAACCAGCCCTATTGCGATGGATCTCACCAGGGTACCGAGTTCGAGCCGCTTCAGTTCACCATCGACGAGACGCGCAACTATGCGCTCTGTCAGTGCAAGCAGACGGACAACGATCCATTCTGCGACGGCACCCACTCTCACCTGTAG
- the bshC gene encoding bacillithiol biosynthesis BshC: MPVRQPDRVQLIESHRVAMSQVYGGSRFYLDYLAGRADRYFTHPAGDAAAALRSRQAADGPRAELAAVLCDYQHALGAPEAAQAAARALGEAGTLCVHTGQQAGFMGGPAYTLYKIVTAIRLAARYQEEFGRRCVPVFWLASEDHDLGEIDHAHFLAGDGNVGRVRFQWRDAGRPISDLPVTDEVREAARQYFDRVGDAPFAGYAAGLFAPRGGGFARSVAAALSRLFGNHGLVVLEPHLLRPLFPEFFARAIAASGAVRRTLRAAAAALTEDHYPVPLDPERAGTLFHTSGGPRERLADGAPAPPVSHLSTDAALRPVLADLALPSLATVLGPGEVAYQAMLRGLYELFGVPQPLVAARKGYTLVDSAAAAALEHYDLVPTQIVGPEFSVRAAFSAAVPASERSRFAAVRDRLAELWAPLEGHVADVDPNLARTWQRSLGHARLALDRLEERTARALMSRRGAARQELQALRGLVWPRGRLQERVLPVAHFVSRYGAELPAALLAACDPGEPDHEILVFRAPNGASD, translated from the coding sequence GTGCCGGTGCGCCAGCCTGACCGCGTGCAACTGATCGAATCGCACCGCGTGGCGATGTCCCAGGTGTACGGCGGCAGCCGTTTCTACCTGGACTATCTCGCCGGCCGGGCCGACCGCTACTTCACCCACCCGGCCGGCGATGCCGCCGCGGCGCTGCGCAGCCGGCAGGCGGCGGACGGCCCGCGCGCCGAACTGGCCGCCGTGCTGTGCGACTACCAGCACGCCCTGGGGGCGCCGGAAGCGGCGCAGGCGGCGGCGCGCGCGCTCGGCGAAGCCGGCACGCTGTGCGTGCACACCGGCCAGCAGGCCGGCTTCATGGGCGGGCCCGCTTACACGCTGTACAAGATCGTTACCGCGATCCGGCTCGCCGCACGCTACCAGGAGGAGTTCGGGCGGCGCTGCGTGCCCGTGTTCTGGCTCGCCTCCGAGGACCACGATCTCGGCGAGATCGACCATGCCCACTTCCTGGCCGGCGACGGCAACGTCGGCCGGGTGCGCTTCCAGTGGCGCGACGCGGGCCGGCCGATCAGCGACCTGCCGGTAACGGACGAGGTGCGGGAGGCCGCGCGGCAGTACTTCGATCGCGTGGGCGATGCACCGTTCGCCGGCTACGCCGCAGGGCTGTTCGCCCCGCGCGGCGGCGGATTCGCGCGCTCGGTGGCGGCAGCCCTGTCGCGCCTGTTCGGCAACCACGGCCTGGTCGTGCTGGAGCCGCACCTGCTGCGGCCCCTGTTCCCGGAGTTCTTCGCACGGGCAATCGCCGCGTCCGGCGCGGTGCGGCGCACACTGCGTGCCGCCGCCGCCGCCCTGACCGAGGACCACTACCCGGTTCCGCTCGATCCGGAGCGTGCCGGGACGCTGTTTCACACCTCCGGCGGCCCGCGCGAACGGCTCGCGGATGGCGCGCCGGCGCCGCCGGTGAGCCACCTGTCCACCGACGCGGCACTGCGTCCGGTGCTCGCCGACCTGGCGCTGCCGTCGCTGGCTACCGTGCTCGGCCCCGGCGAGGTGGCCTACCAGGCGATGCTGCGCGGGCTGTACGAGCTGTTCGGCGTGCCGCAGCCGCTGGTTGCCGCGCGCAAGGGCTACACCCTCGTCGACTCCGCCGCGGCGGCCGCGCTGGAGCACTACGACCTGGTCCCCACGCAGATCGTCGGACCCGAGTTCTCGGTGCGCGCCGCGTTCAGCGCCGCGGTGCCGGCCAGCGAACGGTCCCGGTTCGCCGCGGTGCGCGACCGCCTGGCCGAGCTGTGGGCGCCGCTGGAGGGCCACGTGGCGGACGTCGATCCCAATCTGGCGCGCACCTGGCAGCGCAGCCTCGGTCATGCCCGGCTGGCCCTGGACCGCCTGGAGGAGCGCACGGCGCGGGCGTTGATGAGCCGGCGCGGCGCCGCCCGCCAGGAGCTGCAGGCGTTGCGCGGCCTGGTGTGGCCGCGCGGGCGGCTGCAGGAACGCGTACTGCCGGTTGCGCACTTCGTGAGCCGCTACGGTGCGGAGCTGCCGGCGGCGCTGCTGGCCGCCTGCGATCCGGGCGAGCCTGACCACGAGATCCTGGTTTTTCGTGCGCCCAACGGTGCCTCCGACTGA
- the bshA gene encoding N-acetyl-alpha-D-glucosaminyl L-malate synthase BshA, with protein sequence MRIGITCYPTHGGSGVFATELGKQLALRGHTVSFISYSAPLRLVDLPPRVTFHEVEAGEYPLLKQYPYTLALAAKMVEVATANRLQVLHVHYAIPFSPAAILARQMAPELSLRVVTTLHGTDTSLVGAAPYFHPVTRFSIAQSDAVTTVSEYLRKETEETFQVTRPIEVIPNCVDLDHYHHADRDGGKKLVLHISNFREVKRATDVIRVFARTLTRVDARLVLVGDGPDLSRALALARELGVADDVATVGVVDDVAPFLQAADLLLLPSASESFGLVALEAMASGVPVVASHAGGLPEVVPDGEAGYLLPPGDVEAMAERVVQLLSDEGRHARFAAAGRRRAVQFGCDEVVPRFEALYERVLRQPPAPPVMDPDAGAHAGARG encoded by the coding sequence GTGCGCATAGGCATTACCTGCTACCCCACCCACGGCGGCAGCGGCGTGTTCGCAACCGAACTGGGCAAGCAGCTTGCCCTGCGCGGCCACACCGTCTCGTTCATCAGCTACTCGGCACCACTGCGGCTGGTCGACCTGCCGCCGCGGGTCACCTTCCACGAGGTCGAGGCCGGCGAGTACCCGCTGCTGAAGCAGTATCCCTATACGCTCGCACTGGCCGCCAAGATGGTGGAGGTGGCAACCGCCAACCGCCTGCAGGTGCTGCACGTGCATTACGCCATTCCGTTCTCGCCGGCCGCGATCCTGGCGCGCCAGATGGCGCCCGAGCTGAGCCTCAGGGTGGTGACCACGCTGCACGGCACCGACACGTCGCTGGTAGGCGCCGCGCCCTACTTCCACCCGGTAACGCGCTTCTCGATCGCGCAGTCGGACGCGGTCACCACCGTGTCGGAGTATCTGCGCAAGGAGACCGAGGAGACGTTTCAGGTCACCCGTCCGATCGAGGTCATCCCCAACTGCGTGGATCTCGATCACTACCACCACGCCGACCGCGACGGCGGCAAGAAGCTGGTGCTGCACATCTCCAACTTCCGCGAGGTAAAGCGCGCCACCGACGTAATCAGGGTGTTCGCCCGCACCCTCACCCGCGTGGACGCGCGCCTGGTGCTAGTCGGCGACGGCCCCGACCTGAGCCGCGCGCTGGCGCTGGCCCGTGAGCTCGGGGTGGCGGACGACGTTGCCACCGTCGGCGTGGTGGACGACGTGGCGCCGTTTCTGCAGGCGGCGGACCTGTTGCTGTTGCCGAGCGCGTCGGAGAGTTTCGGGCTGGTCGCCCTGGAGGCGATGGCCAGCGGCGTACCGGTGGTGGCGAGCCACGCCGGCGGTCTGCCGGAGGTGGTGCCGGACGGCGAAGCCGGTTACCTGCTGCCGCCGGGGGATGTCGAAGCCATGGCCGAGCGGGTCGTGCAACTGCTCTCGGATGAGGGCCGCCATGCCCGTTTCGCCGCCGCCGGCCGCCGCCGGGCGGTGCAGTTCGGGTGCGACGAGGTGGTGCCGCGCTTCGAGGCGCTCTACGAGCGCGTACTGCGCCAGCCGCCGGCCCCGCCGGTGATGGATCCGGACGCGGGGGCGCACGCCGGAGCGCGGGGATGA
- the hemC gene encoding hydroxymethylbilane synthase has product MNRPRPRPRPRRRRSSGGRPGSELAGTCGAAEAAPPRQRAELVLASRGSDLALAQTRLVGEALAAAHPGVGWRILTITTRGDRSAGAGRGAPPRSGPDTMPGGPRKMPATAGEERLPRAAGGSARTTGTAGSAPSAAGRVAGSSPAARRSAGSGPALSSVGLSSVGQSSVGQSPAGEQAVAGTGLAALARVSPGVFTSEVAAAVMRGDAAAAVHSLKDLPLDNRGGLYVAAIPPRAAPGDALVAADRWVDASAPLGLRGGAAVGTSSPRRAALLRTFAPQARVVEARGNVPTRLRRCRDGELGAVVLARAGLERLDAPLAGLRLLALPPEHWQPAPGQGALAVQARRGDAAADLLAALDHASTRTAVELERAVLRALGGGCAAPCGAWARRNGGGDWELHYGIAAADGRGWRSYRLRGTAAGCRRALEAWAAGGPPPGDEVPAEAAQAGIGAVLFGTT; this is encoded by the coding sequence ATGAACCGCCCCCGCCCCCGCCCCCGCCCCCGCCGCCGCCGTTCGTCCGGCGGACGGCCCGGATCCGAACTGGCAGGCACCTGCGGCGCGGCGGAAGCGGCGCCTCCGCGGCAGCGCGCCGAACTGGTGCTGGCGAGCCGCGGCAGCGACCTGGCGTTGGCGCAGACGCGGCTGGTCGGCGAAGCGCTGGCCGCGGCCCATCCCGGCGTCGGCTGGCGGATCCTGACCATCACTACCCGCGGCGACCGTAGCGCGGGCGCCGGCCGCGGCGCCCCGCCACGGTCCGGCCCGGACACGATGCCGGGCGGTCCCCGGAAGATGCCGGCCACGGCAGGGGAAGAGCGGCTGCCGCGAGCTGCCGGCGGTTCGGCCCGGACCACCGGCACCGCGGGAAGCGCGCCGTCCGCCGCCGGCCGGGTTGCCGGTTCGAGTCCGGCCGCGCGTCGAAGTGCGGGGTCGGGGCCGGCCCTGTCGTCGGTAGGACTGTCGTCGGTAGGACAGTCGTCGGTAGGACAGTCGCCGGCCGGTGAGCAGGCGGTCGCCGGAACCGGTCTGGCGGCGCTGGCACGCGTCAGCCCCGGGGTATTCACTTCCGAGGTGGCGGCGGCGGTGATGCGCGGCGATGCGGCCGCGGCCGTGCACTCCCTCAAGGACCTGCCGCTGGACAACCGGGGCGGCCTGTACGTGGCCGCCATCCCGCCGCGCGCGGCGCCCGGTGACGCGCTGGTTGCGGCAGACCGGTGGGTCGATGCTTCCGCTCCCCTGGGGCTGCGCGGCGGCGCCGCGGTCGGCACCAGTTCGCCGCGGCGGGCGGCCCTGCTGCGCACCTTTGCCCCGCAGGCTCGCGTGGTTGAGGCGCGCGGCAACGTGCCGACCCGGCTGCGGCGCTGCCGCGACGGGGAGCTGGGCGCGGTGGTGCTGGCGCGGGCGGGCCTGGAACGGCTGGACGCGCCGCTCGCCGGTCTGCGCCTGCTGGCGTTGCCGCCGGAACACTGGCAGCCGGCGCCGGGCCAGGGGGCGCTGGCGGTGCAGGCACGCCGCGGTGACGCCGCCGCGGACCTGCTGGCCGCGCTCGACCATGCGTCCACGCGCACCGCGGTGGAGTTGGAGCGCGCCGTTCTGCGCGCCCTCGGAGGCGGCTGCGCGGCGCCGTGCGGGGCTTGGGCCCGGCGCAACGGCGGTGGTGACTGGGAGCTGCACTACGGCATCGCCGCCGCGGACGGTCGCGGCTGGCGGTCGTACCGCCTGCGCGGCACCGCCGCCGGCTGCCGGCGCGCACTCGAGGCGTGGGCTGCCGGTGGACCGCCGCCGGGCGACGAGGTGCCGGCGGAGGCGGCGCAAGCCGGGATCGGAGCAGTACTATTCGGTACGACATGA